The Vibrio tubiashii ATCC 19109 genome has a segment encoding these proteins:
- a CDS encoding SulP family inorganic anion transporter, whose protein sequence is MFEFPQFSKHSVKNDVLSGLTVALALVPEAVAFAFVAGVDPMVGLYAAFIVGLITSIFGGRPGMISGATGAMAVVMVSLVASHGVQYLFAAIMLAGILQIAAGIFKLGKFIRIVPHPVMIGFVNGLAIVIFLAQLGQFKAPDLTGALTWLPADQMMLMLGLVALTMAIIHFLPKFTTAVPSSLVAIVTVTALVVGLDLETRTVVDFLRTMSGDEAATLAGSLPTFSIPTVPLTLETLQIILPYAIILAAIGLIESLLTLTVLDEMTNTRGQSNRECIGQGMANMTCSVFGAMGGCAMIGQSMINVNSGGRGRLSGIVAAVALLMFILFASSLIEMIPLAALVGVMFMVVIGTFEWATFKLARRVPKQDFFVIVLVTVVTVLTDLAIAVFVGVIASALMFAWQHAKHIYADTSINEEGSKEYKIHGPVFFGSVANFLEIFDAHEDPSDVIVDFADSRVTDHSAIEAIETLAERYSAQGKTLHLRHLSPDCRKLLDKAGSLVEINVKEDPSYKVATDVLAG, encoded by the coding sequence ATGTTTGAATTTCCCCAATTTTCTAAACACTCTGTGAAGAACGATGTGTTGTCAGGTTTGACCGTTGCACTCGCTCTTGTCCCTGAAGCCGTCGCTTTTGCCTTCGTTGCTGGCGTTGACCCTATGGTTGGTCTTTACGCTGCATTTATTGTAGGTTTGATTACCTCAATCTTCGGTGGTCGCCCTGGTATGATTTCAGGTGCGACGGGTGCCATGGCTGTTGTTATGGTGTCACTGGTTGCTTCACATGGCGTACAGTACCTGTTTGCCGCAATTATGCTGGCGGGTATCCTCCAGATAGCTGCAGGCATATTCAAACTGGGTAAATTCATCCGTATCGTGCCTCATCCAGTTATGATTGGCTTCGTTAACGGCTTAGCGATCGTTATTTTCCTCGCTCAGTTAGGCCAATTTAAGGCACCGGACTTAACTGGCGCATTAACATGGCTACCAGCAGACCAAATGATGCTAATGCTTGGTCTCGTTGCTTTAACCATGGCAATCATTCACTTTTTACCTAAGTTCACCACTGCTGTACCGTCATCTCTTGTGGCTATCGTAACTGTCACTGCGCTAGTGGTTGGTTTAGATCTAGAAACTCGTACAGTAGTTGACTTCCTACGCACTATGTCAGGTGACGAAGCAGCAACACTTGCGGGTTCATTACCGACGTTCTCTATCCCTACCGTTCCACTAACACTAGAAACGCTACAGATCATTCTTCCGTACGCGATTATTCTTGCTGCAATCGGTTTAATTGAGTCTCTATTGACTCTAACGGTGCTTGATGAAATGACTAACACTCGTGGTCAATCGAACCGCGAATGTATCGGTCAGGGTATGGCAAACATGACGTGTTCTGTGTTTGGCGCTATGGGTGGTTGTGCGATGATTGGTCAGTCGATGATCAACGTAAACTCAGGTGGTCGTGGTCGTCTATCTGGTATCGTTGCTGCTGTGGCACTACTGATGTTTATCTTGTTTGCTTCATCGCTGATAGAAATGATCCCTCTGGCAGCACTAGTGGGCGTCATGTTCATGGTCGTGATTGGTACCTTTGAGTGGGCAACATTCAAATTGGCTCGCCGCGTACCAAAACAAGATTTCTTCGTTATTGTTCTAGTAACAGTAGTGACAGTTCTTACTGACCTTGCGATTGCGGTATTCGTTGGTGTTATCGCCTCTGCACTTATGTTTGCATGGCAACACGCTAAGCACATCTACGCTGATACCAGCATCAATGAAGAAGGCTCAAAAGAGTACAAAATTCACGGTCCTGTTTTCTTCGGCTCAGTGGCTAACTTCCTAGAGATCTTCGACGCACACGAAGACCCAAGCGATGTGATTGTCGATTTCGCTGACTCTCGTGTGACTGACCACTCAGCCATTGAAGCAATCGAAACGCTTGCTGAGCGCTACTCAGCTCAAGGTAAGACACTTCACTTGCGTCACCTAAGCCCAGACTGTCGTAAACTACTCGACAAAGCAGGCAGCTTAGTAGAAATTAACGTTAAAGAAGATCCAAGCTACAAGGTAGCGACCGACGTTCTGGCGGGTTAA
- the rnd gene encoding ribonuclease D produces the protein MNYQIITQTAQLDTVCQSARQADVVMLDTEFVRTRTYYPQLGLIQLFDGQNLSLIDPTVIEDMAPFVELLKDTSVLKVLHACGEDLEVFHNSFECLPYPMVDTQLMAAFLGHGLSTGFAALVESYLGVELDKSESRTDWLARPLTDKQLEYAAADVYYLQPLYEQLFEKITQAGWWDAAQQESDLLASKRIKTVNLEMAYLDVKGAWQLKPKELSILKPLATWRLKEALRRDLALNFIFKENDLLTVARLGIQNHSQMEQEGMDYRSVQRHSARIISIVKSAKKTPVDEYPEKIERLMDMPGYKQKFKVLKDEVKRVSQASGLATEFLASKKQLNQLMSWVWKKDRDPAKLPDVMQSWRLELFGEKLNKLL, from the coding sequence GTGAATTATCAGATTATTACTCAAACGGCGCAGCTCGATACCGTTTGTCAAAGTGCACGACAAGCTGATGTTGTTATGTTGGATACAGAGTTTGTCCGTACCCGTACATACTATCCACAGCTTGGCCTTATCCAGCTCTTTGATGGACAGAACCTTTCTCTTATCGATCCAACGGTAATAGAAGACATGGCTCCGTTTGTTGAGCTGCTTAAAGATACGTCTGTACTTAAGGTGCTTCATGCCTGCGGTGAAGACTTGGAAGTGTTCCATAACAGCTTTGAGTGCTTGCCATATCCTATGGTCGACACCCAACTTATGGCTGCTTTCCTTGGCCATGGTTTATCGACAGGTTTTGCCGCTTTAGTCGAAAGCTATTTAGGTGTTGAGCTAGATAAGAGTGAGTCTCGTACCGATTGGTTGGCGCGCCCACTCACAGACAAACAGCTAGAATATGCAGCCGCAGATGTTTATTACTTACAGCCTTTGTATGAGCAGTTATTTGAGAAAATTACTCAAGCTGGCTGGTGGGATGCCGCGCAGCAAGAGAGTGATTTACTCGCTTCCAAACGCATTAAAACTGTCAACCTAGAGATGGCGTATCTTGATGTGAAGGGCGCTTGGCAACTTAAACCAAAAGAGCTTTCAATTCTTAAGCCTTTGGCTACATGGCGTTTGAAAGAAGCATTGCGTCGAGATCTAGCACTTAACTTTATCTTTAAAGAAAACGACCTACTCACTGTGGCGCGTCTGGGTATTCAAAACCATAGCCAGATGGAACAAGAAGGGATGGATTACCGCTCGGTACAGCGTCACAGCGCACGTATTATCTCAATTGTAAAATCGGCCAAGAAGACACCCGTCGACGAGTATCCAGAGAAGATTGAACGCCTTATGGATATGCCGGGTTACAAACAGAAATTCAAAGTGTTGAAAGATGAAGTAAAACGCGTTTCGCAGGCTAGTGGATTAGCTACTGAGTTTCTAGCCTCTAAGAAGCAGCTTAATCAGCTAATGAGTTGGGTGTGGAAAAAGGACAGAGATCCCGCCAAGCTACCTGATGTGATGCAAAGCTGGCGATTAGAGCTGTTTGGTGAAAAACTAAATAAGCTTCTCTAG
- the fadD gene encoding long-chain-fatty-acid--CoA ligase FadD, which yields MDKPWLSRYPEDVPEHIDPDQYPSLVEMFEQSVQKYADQPAFMNMGSVMTFRKLEERSRAFAAYLQNELKLQKGDRVALMMPNLLQYPVALFGVLRAGLIAVNVNPLYTPRELEHQLNDSGAKAIVIVSNFANTLEQVVDNTPVKHVVLTSLGQMLPRAKGTLVDFVVKYVKGMVPKYDLPGAISMRKALHNGRRLQYVKPFMSGDDIAFLQYTGGTTGVAKGAILTHRNMIANVLQAKGAYGPVLSEGRELVVTALPLYHVFALTVNCLLFIEMGGQNLLITNPRDIPGFIKELQKYPFTAITGVNTLFNALVNNEDFQELDFSKLKLSVGGGMAVQRAVAEQWKKTTGIHLLEGYGLTECSPLVTGNPYDLTDYTGAIGLPVPSTEVRIVDDEGNPVANTEVGELQVRGPQVMQGYWQRPEATKEVINAEGWLSTGDIVKFDDEGLIHIVDRKKDMILVSGFNVYPNEIEDVVALHGKVLEVAAIGQPHEVSGELVKIYVVKRDPSLTKEEIIAHCREHLTGYKVPKIVEFKDDLPKTNVGKILRRVLREENDANLAKSK from the coding sequence GTGGATAAACCTTGGTTATCACGCTATCCAGAAGATGTGCCAGAGCATATCGACCCAGATCAATACCCATCATTAGTGGAAATGTTTGAACAGTCAGTTCAAAAGTATGCCGACCAGCCTGCTTTTATGAACATGGGCTCGGTGATGACATTTCGCAAACTGGAAGAGCGTAGCCGAGCGTTTGCAGCTTACTTGCAAAATGAACTGAAGTTACAAAAGGGTGATCGTGTCGCTTTGATGATGCCTAATCTGCTGCAATATCCAGTTGCCTTGTTTGGTGTGCTACGTGCAGGGTTAATTGCGGTCAACGTGAATCCGCTATACACCCCGCGTGAGCTAGAGCATCAGCTAAATGACTCCGGCGCAAAAGCGATTGTTATCGTATCGAATTTTGCCAATACGCTTGAACAAGTTGTTGATAACACGCCTGTTAAACATGTGGTGTTAACCAGTCTCGGGCAGATGTTACCTCGTGCAAAAGGTACTTTGGTCGACTTCGTCGTTAAGTATGTTAAAGGCATGGTGCCTAAGTATGACCTACCTGGCGCAATCTCCATGCGTAAGGCACTTCACAATGGTCGTCGTCTACAGTATGTGAAGCCTTTCATGTCTGGTGATGATATCGCCTTCTTGCAGTACACCGGTGGCACAACAGGGGTCGCAAAAGGTGCGATTCTGACTCATCGCAATATGATTGCTAACGTTTTACAAGCAAAAGGCGCTTATGGCCCTGTTTTATCTGAAGGTCGTGAACTGGTTGTTACTGCATTACCGCTCTATCATGTGTTTGCACTGACGGTAAACTGTTTGCTGTTTATTGAGATGGGTGGGCAGAACCTGCTGATCACTAACCCTCGTGATATTCCTGGCTTTATTAAAGAGCTACAGAAATACCCGTTTACGGCAATTACCGGCGTTAATACCCTGTTTAATGCACTTGTGAACAACGAAGATTTCCAAGAGCTCGACTTCAGCAAACTCAAACTTTCTGTGGGCGGTGGTATGGCTGTGCAGCGTGCAGTCGCAGAACAGTGGAAAAAGACCACAGGGATTCACTTACTTGAAGGTTACGGGCTAACAGAATGTTCTCCATTAGTTACAGGTAACCCGTACGATCTTACTGACTACACGGGAGCAATTGGCTTGCCGGTTCCTTCTACCGAAGTTCGTATTGTTGATGACGAGGGTAATCCAGTGGCAAATACTGAAGTCGGTGAACTTCAGGTTCGTGGACCTCAAGTTATGCAAGGTTATTGGCAGCGCCCAGAAGCGACCAAAGAGGTGATCAATGCCGAAGGTTGGTTATCGACGGGTGATATTGTTAAGTTTGACGATGAAGGCTTGATCCACATTGTTGATCGTAAGAAAGATATGATTCTTGTCTCTGGCTTCAACGTCTATCCAAACGAGATAGAAGATGTTGTCGCGCTTCATGGTAAAGTGCTAGAGGTCGCAGCCATCGGTCAGCCACATGAAGTGTCGGGTGAACTGGTTAAGATCTATGTGGTTAAGCGCGATCCTAGCTTAACTAAAGAAGAGATTATTGCTCACTGTCGCGAACATTTAACAGGCTACAAGGTGCCAAAAATCGTTGAGTTTAAAGATGACTTACCAAAGACCAATGTAGGCAAGATCCTACGCCGTGTATTGCGTGAAGAAAATGACGCAAACCTAGCTAAGTCAAAGTAA
- a CDS encoding alpha/beta fold hydrolase, translating to MRDERKREILNGHIATIEYGYSETAELSVVFLHGWLDNAASFESVMASLHTLKPDWHLCAIDLPGHGLSSHKEASNFYPFHDYIDDVYQFLANLSPNRLVLVGHSLGALIASCYSAAFPEQVSGLVQIEGYGPLAEKAQDTVSRLREGVLSRQRIRRKPTRVMLSEQEAIERRAKVNQIQSELIAPIILRGLEAHQSGWIWRHDVKLQSQSLYRMSFEHAESFRLQVTCPQLVILGNEGFSYLQSFQLDASDSTHFEMIEGGHHCHLQAPSRVSNLIFGLVNKI from the coding sequence ATGCGCGACGAACGAAAACGCGAGATCCTTAATGGACATATCGCAACCATCGAATATGGATACAGTGAAACGGCCGAACTTTCGGTCGTTTTTTTACATGGCTGGTTAGACAACGCGGCGAGTTTTGAATCCGTGATGGCCTCTCTCCACACTCTTAAACCGGATTGGCACTTATGCGCAATCGATTTACCGGGTCACGGCCTTTCTAGCCACAAGGAAGCCAGTAATTTCTATCCTTTTCACGACTATATTGACGATGTTTATCAGTTTTTGGCTAACTTATCACCAAACAGACTGGTACTAGTAGGGCATTCTCTTGGTGCTTTGATTGCAAGTTGCTATAGTGCCGCCTTTCCTGAACAAGTCAGTGGCTTGGTTCAGATAGAAGGATACGGACCTTTGGCTGAAAAAGCGCAAGATACGGTTTCTCGTTTAAGAGAAGGCGTGCTGAGTCGTCAAAGAATTCGTAGAAAGCCAACTCGCGTTATGTTGTCTGAACAAGAAGCGATAGAGAGGCGAGCAAAGGTAAATCAGATACAGTCTGAACTAATTGCTCCAATTATACTGCGTGGGCTTGAAGCTCATCAGTCTGGCTGGATATGGCGGCACGATGTAAAGCTGCAAAGCCAGTCTCTTTATCGAATGTCATTTGAACACGCCGAGTCTTTTCGCCTACAAGTGACTTGCCCACAACTTGTCATTCTAGGCAACGAAGGCTTTTCTTATTTGCAGTCTTTTCAGCTTGATGCTTCAGATTCCACTCATTTTGAGATGATCGAAGGAGGTCATCACTGTCATCTGCAAGCTCCTTCTAGAGTATCTAACCTAATTTTTGGTTTAGTTAACAAAATTTAA
- a CDS encoding Slp family lipoprotein, whose product MTQRPFRFLCALAAVVLLSACSSLPENLKTENPDVVTSYQEWQPEAQANAEVRLGGLIADVKNLKDQTRIEVVNLPINSVGKPDINQEPQGRFVAYVDGFADPVTLSEGRLISLLGKSQGREQGKVGDYSYDFPVMKASGFHLWRIEERIIVHDFDSYLYPCRGLYCSDVRYGTRQGKVIQEVK is encoded by the coding sequence ATGACTCAACGACCTTTTCGTTTTTTGTGTGCGCTGGCTGCCGTAGTTTTGCTTTCCGCTTGTAGCTCTCTACCTGAAAACCTCAAAACCGAAAACCCAGATGTTGTTACCAGTTATCAAGAGTGGCAACCGGAGGCTCAAGCTAACGCTGAGGTAAGACTGGGCGGATTGATCGCTGATGTAAAGAACCTTAAAGATCAAACTCGTATTGAAGTGGTTAATCTGCCGATAAATTCTGTGGGTAAACCAGATATCAACCAAGAGCCACAAGGCCGTTTTGTCGCCTATGTTGATGGTTTTGCTGATCCGGTAACCTTGTCTGAGGGGCGTCTTATCTCGTTACTTGGAAAAAGCCAAGGCCGAGAACAAGGTAAAGTTGGTGACTATTCTTATGACTTCCCAGTGATGAAGGCGAGTGGCTTTCATTTGTGGCGTATTGAAGAGCGTATCATAGTCCATGATTTCGACAGCTACCTCTATCCTTGTCGCGGTCTCTACTGTAGCGATGTTCGTTATGGAACCAGACAGGGCAAAGTGATTCAAGAAGTGAAGTAA
- the tsaB gene encoding tRNA (adenosine(37)-N6)-threonylcarbamoyltransferase complex dimerization subunit type 1 TsaB: MSVKILALDTATENCSVALLVDDKVYVRSEVAPRDHTKKVLPMVDEVLKEAGVNLTELDALAFGRGPGSFTGVRIGIGIAQGLAFGADLPMIGVSTLEAMAQGVYRKQGVSHVATAIDARMSEVYWGRFTRQEDGTWHAVDAECVTPPQLVSDNSAADDQQWLTAGTGWDAYTEQLAGVKFTTEKSDVLFPDAEDIVQLAKFELVKGNTVDAEEASPVYLRDTVAWKKLPGRE; encoded by the coding sequence ATGAGTGTAAAGATCCTTGCTCTAGATACAGCAACCGAGAACTGTTCTGTTGCTCTTTTAGTTGACGATAAAGTTTACGTGCGCAGTGAAGTTGCACCTAGAGACCACACCAAAAAAGTACTCCCGATGGTGGATGAAGTACTAAAAGAAGCTGGGGTTAACCTTACTGAGTTGGACGCGCTCGCATTTGGTCGCGGCCCGGGCAGCTTTACGGGTGTTCGAATTGGCATTGGTATTGCACAAGGTTTAGCGTTCGGTGCAGATTTACCAATGATCGGTGTTTCTACGTTGGAAGCAATGGCACAAGGTGTATACCGAAAACAAGGTGTAAGCCATGTGGCAACAGCGATTGACGCACGTATGAGCGAGGTTTACTGGGGACGTTTTACTCGTCAAGAAGATGGCACTTGGCATGCTGTAGATGCTGAATGTGTCACTCCCCCTCAATTAGTTTCGGACAACAGTGCCGCGGATGACCAGCAATGGTTGACGGCAGGTACAGGTTGGGATGCGTATACAGAACAACTTGCTGGTGTAAAATTTACCACAGAGAAGAGTGATGTTTTATTCCCCGACGCGGAAGACATTGTTCAACTGGCGAAGTTTGAACTAGTGAAAGGCAATACGGTTGATGCGGAAGAGGCAAGCCCAGTTTATCTGCGTGATACGGTTGCTTGGAAAAAACTGCCAGGTAGAGAGTAG
- a CDS encoding ATP-dependent DNA helicase, protein MISKTFSSEGALGKAIPGFQPRQAQLDMAEAVASAIKSQSQVVVEAGTGTGKTFAYLVPALLSGKKTIISTGSKNLQEQLFHRDLPLMTNALGFYGQVALLKGRANYLCLDRLSRQMVESHNQSADPTLLSQLVKVRSWSSETKTGDLGDCDAIAEDSPVIPTITSTNDNCLGKECPSYQECFVLKARKKAMDADVVVVNHHLFLADLAIKETGFGELIPEAEVFVFDEAHQLPDIASQYFGQSLSSRQIQELCKDIEIAYRTEVKDMRQLQKAGEKLYQTAMDLRIVLGEPGFRGNWREAVTSPSIGRELRRLEDALDFVIEVVKLALGRSQLLDSAFERANTIKARLDRVCDVSITGYSYWYETTPRHFTLHITPLTVADKFHEQIELKQGAWIFTSATLAVNDDFGHFTSRLGLKPQAQMSLPSPFDYQTQARLCVPRYLPEPNSPGMADKLVNMLTPVIEQNQGRCFFLCTSHSMMKELGERFRERLTVPVLMQGETSKQKTLAEFMELGNALLVATGAFWEGIDVRGDALSCVIIDKLPFTAPDDPLLKARIEDCQLKGGDPFSQVQIPDAVITLKQGVGRLIRDKNDKGALIICDNRLVTREYGGVFLASLPPIPRTRDLALVQDFLEHNQ, encoded by the coding sequence ATGATTTCAAAGACCTTCTCCTCTGAGGGAGCGCTAGGTAAAGCAATACCTGGCTTTCAACCGCGTCAAGCTCAGCTCGATATGGCTGAAGCGGTGGCAAGTGCAATCAAAAGCCAAAGTCAGGTGGTCGTTGAAGCCGGAACAGGGACAGGTAAAACTTTCGCCTATTTGGTGCCAGCTCTGTTAAGTGGTAAGAAAACCATTATCAGCACGGGCTCGAAAAACCTCCAAGAACAACTGTTTCACCGTGATTTGCCGTTAATGACTAATGCGTTAGGTTTTTACGGTCAGGTTGCATTGTTGAAAGGTCGGGCAAACTACCTTTGTTTAGACCGCTTGAGTCGTCAGATGGTTGAAAGCCACAACCAAAGTGCGGATCCAACTTTGCTTAGTCAATTGGTAAAGGTGCGCAGTTGGTCGTCAGAAACCAAAACTGGCGATCTTGGTGATTGTGATGCCATCGCTGAAGACAGTCCGGTTATTCCAACCATTACCTCAACCAACGACAATTGCCTAGGTAAAGAATGCCCGAGTTACCAAGAGTGCTTTGTACTTAAAGCGAGAAAAAAGGCGATGGATGCTGATGTAGTTGTGGTCAACCACCACTTGTTTCTAGCCGATCTAGCGATTAAAGAAACCGGCTTTGGTGAGTTGATTCCTGAAGCTGAAGTGTTTGTTTTCGACGAAGCGCACCAGCTCCCGGATATCGCCAGCCAATATTTTGGTCAGTCGCTGTCTAGCCGCCAGATTCAAGAGTTATGCAAAGATATTGAGATTGCTTACCGAACCGAAGTAAAAGACATGCGTCAATTGCAAAAAGCGGGAGAAAAGCTATATCAAACCGCAATGGATTTGAGAATCGTATTAGGAGAGCCAGGTTTTCGTGGCAACTGGCGTGAGGCGGTCACTTCTCCATCTATTGGCCGTGAGCTGCGACGTTTAGAAGACGCACTCGACTTTGTTATTGAGGTCGTCAAACTCGCTCTGGGTAGAAGCCAATTACTTGATAGTGCGTTTGAAAGAGCAAATACCATAAAGGCGCGACTGGATAGGGTATGTGATGTCTCCATTACAGGATATTCCTACTGGTACGAAACTACACCGCGCCATTTCACCTTGCACATTACGCCGCTTACGGTTGCCGATAAGTTCCATGAACAAATTGAGTTGAAGCAGGGAGCTTGGATATTTACTTCGGCGACGCTTGCTGTAAATGATGACTTCGGTCATTTCACGTCCCGTTTAGGTTTGAAACCTCAGGCGCAAATGTCACTGCCAAGCCCTTTTGACTATCAAACTCAAGCGCGTTTATGTGTACCAAGATACCTCCCAGAGCCCAATAGCCCAGGTATGGCGGATAAACTGGTCAATATGCTAACGCCAGTGATTGAGCAAAACCAAGGCCGATGTTTCTTCCTTTGCACGTCTCACAGCATGATGAAAGAGCTGGGAGAAAGATTCAGAGAACGCTTAACTGTTCCTGTATTGATGCAAGGGGAGACCAGCAAACAGAAAACCCTCGCTGAGTTTATGGAACTAGGTAATGCCTTGCTCGTTGCGACAGGCGCGTTTTGGGAAGGGATAGATGTTAGAGGTGACGCACTGAGCTGTGTTATCATCGACAAATTACCGTTTACTGCCCCCGATGACCCGCTGTTAAAGGCGCGAATCGAAGATTGTCAGCTTAAAGGCGGTGACCCGTTTTCTCAGGTACAAATTCCGGATGCGGTCATCACTTTGAAGCAGGGGGTAGGGCGACTTATTCGAGATAAGAACGATAAAGGGGCGCTAATTATCTGTGATAATCGGCTAGTGACCCGTGAATACGGTGGCGTTTTCCTTGCGAGTTTACCACCGATACCTCGTACCCGAGATTTAGCTTTGGTGCAGGATTTTCTCGAACATAATCAATGA
- the purU gene encoding formyltetrahydrofolate deformylase — MEKKTLLTHCTDAPGLISKITNICYKHQLNIIHNNEFVDNTSGHFFMRTELEGYFNDQTFLADLDQALPEGAKRKLIGSNRKRVVILVTKEAHCLGDILMKNYDGSLDVEIAAVVGNYDTLQSLTEKFDIPYHYVSHEGLNREEHEKKMLEVIDQYQADYLVLAKYMRVLTPSFVEKYHHKIINIHHSFLPAFIGAKPYQQAYERGVKIIGATAHFVTNDLDEGPIIKQDVIPVDHNFSAQDMAQAGRDVEKNVLSKALNKVLNDHVFVYGNKTVIL; from the coding sequence ATGGAAAAGAAAACACTACTGACACACTGCACTGACGCCCCAGGTCTTATTTCAAAGATCACCAACATTTGTTACAAACACCAACTCAATATTATTCACAACAACGAGTTTGTAGATAACACTAGCGGTCACTTCTTTATGCGTACTGAGCTTGAAGGTTACTTCAATGATCAGACCTTTTTAGCCGACCTCGACCAAGCTTTGCCAGAGGGTGCTAAGCGTAAATTGATAGGTTCAAATCGCAAGCGAGTCGTCATTCTTGTCACCAAAGAAGCCCACTGCTTGGGTGATATCTTAATGAAGAATTACGACGGAAGCTTGGATGTTGAAATCGCTGCTGTCGTGGGTAACTACGATACTTTGCAGAGCCTAACTGAGAAATTTGATATCCCTTATCACTACGTTTCTCATGAAGGGTTGAATCGTGAAGAGCACGAGAAAAAGATGCTGGAAGTTATCGACCAGTACCAAGCAGATTACTTAGTTCTTGCTAAATACATGCGTGTACTGACTCCTTCTTTTGTCGAAAAGTACCACCACAAGATTATTAATATTCACCATAGTTTCTTGCCTGCTTTCATTGGTGCTAAACCATACCAGCAAGCTTATGAGCGCGGCGTAAAAATCATTGGCGCCACAGCGCACTTTGTAACTAACGATCTCGATGAAGGTCCAATCATCAAGCAAGACGTTATTCCAGTGGATCACAACTTTAGCGCGCAAGATATGGCGCAAGCGGGTCGTGACGTTGAAAAGAACGTATTGAGCAAAGCCCTCAACAAAGTACTCAATGATCACGTCTTTGTTTACGGCAATAAGACCGTAATCCTTTAA